One Pseudomonas rhizophila DNA window includes the following coding sequences:
- a CDS encoding DUF2790 domain-containing protein produces the protein MNTKAVYAACLFAALNICTLSARAESHVQAQTYAYGTHLDIQKVLSLSEDPTPACGVVNARMTYLDSAGHKQALDYRKLADNCSNQN, from the coding sequence ATGAACACCAAAGCCGTCTACGCCGCCTGCCTTTTCGCCGCGCTGAACATCTGCACCTTGTCGGCCCGGGCCGAGAGTCATGTCCAGGCTCAGACCTACGCCTATGGCACCCACCTGGATATCCAGAAGGTCCTGTCCCTCAGCGAGGATCCGACCCCGGCCTGCGGCGTGGTGAATGCCCGCATGACCTACCTCGACTCAGCGGGCCACAAGCAGGCGCTGGACTATCGCAAGCTGGCTGACAACTGCAGCAACCAGAACTGA
- a CDS encoding response regulator encodes MDHVDHVLIVDDDREIRELVGNYLKKNGLRTTVVADGRQMRAFLETTPVDLIVLDIMMPGDDGLVLCRELRAGKHKATPVLMLTARNDETDRIIGLEMGADDYLVKPFAARELLARINAVLRRTRMLPPNLVVTESGRLLAFGRWRLDTTARHLLDTDGTMVALSGAEYRLLRVFLDHPQRVLNRDQLLNLTQGRDADLFDRSIDLLVSRLRQRLLDDAREPAYIKTVRSEGYVFSLPVEILEASV; translated from the coding sequence ATGGATCACGTCGATCATGTGTTGATCGTGGATGACGATCGCGAAATCAGAGAGCTGGTGGGCAACTACCTGAAAAAGAACGGCCTGCGTACCACCGTGGTTGCCGATGGCCGGCAGATGCGTGCCTTTCTCGAAACGACTCCGGTGGACCTGATCGTGCTGGACATCATGATGCCGGGCGATGATGGCCTGGTGCTGTGCCGGGAACTGCGCGCCGGCAAACACAAGGCCACACCGGTGCTGATGCTCACCGCCCGCAACGATGAAACCGACCGCATCATCGGCCTGGAAATGGGCGCCGACGATTACCTGGTCAAACCCTTCGCCGCCCGGGAGTTGCTGGCGCGGATCAACGCCGTGCTACGGCGTACCCGCATGCTGCCGCCCAACCTGGTGGTCACCGAAAGCGGTCGCCTGCTGGCGTTCGGCCGCTGGCGCCTGGACACCACTGCACGGCACCTGCTGGACACTGACGGCACCATGGTCGCCTTGAGCGGCGCCGAATATCGCCTGTTGCGGGTGTTCCTCGACCACCCGCAGCGGGTGCTCAATCGCGATCAGTTGCTGAACCTGACCCAGGGCCGGGACGCCGATCTGTTCGATCGCTCCATCGATCTGCTGGTCAGCCGGCTGCGTCAACGGTTGCTGGATGATGCCCGGGAGCCGGCCTACATCAAGACCGTGCGCAGCGAAGGCTATGTGTTCTCGTTGCCGGTGGAGATCCTTGAGGCGTCGGTATGA
- a CDS encoding cytochrome c biogenesis protein DipZ — translation MLLIAFLGGILTILSPCILPVVPFLFARANRSRGSVLLTLAGMVLTFDLVSSLAVVSSEWVVRASSVGRQIALWVMVLFALSLMFSRVGIWLARPLVSLGNRIDNGAGRMAGPVGSVLIGVATGLLWAPCAGPILGVILTGAMLQGASAETSLLLLAYGLGSALSLGVLILAGRGLADRLKLSLPITTWLRRGTGVVVLLAAVAIGTGADDRLLASTSSQGAATLEQGVLKNVPKAIDYLVEKASAAPLESLQPQGEMPSLEGAVQWLNSPPLSSESLRGKVVLVDFWTYDCINCQRTLPYVNDWARKYEKEGLVVIGVHTPEYGYEKIIDNVREQVRKLGINYPVAIDNQYAIWRAFNNQYWPAHYFIDAKGQVRYSHFGEGRYAEQERVIEQLLEEAKASQ, via the coding sequence ATGCTTTTGATCGCTTTTCTGGGCGGGATCCTGACGATCCTCAGTCCCTGCATCCTTCCGGTGGTGCCGTTTCTGTTTGCCCGGGCCAATCGCTCGCGGGGCTCGGTACTGCTGACGCTGGCCGGCATGGTGCTGACGTTTGACCTGGTTTCGAGTCTGGCGGTGGTCAGCAGCGAGTGGGTGGTGCGAGCCAGCAGCGTTGGCCGGCAAATCGCTCTGTGGGTGATGGTGCTGTTCGCCTTGTCGCTGATGTTCAGCCGGGTCGGTATATGGCTGGCGCGGCCGCTGGTGAGCCTGGGCAACCGTATCGATAACGGTGCCGGACGGATGGCCGGGCCTGTGGGCTCGGTGCTGATCGGGGTCGCCACCGGGCTGCTCTGGGCGCCGTGTGCCGGGCCGATACTCGGGGTGATTCTGACCGGGGCCATGCTGCAAGGCGCGAGTGCTGAAACCAGTCTGCTGCTGCTCGCTTACGGGCTGGGCAGTGCCTTGTCGCTGGGTGTGCTGATCCTGGCCGGGCGCGGATTGGCCGACCGCCTCAAGCTGTCATTGCCGATCACCACCTGGCTGCGCCGGGGTACCGGTGTCGTGGTATTGCTGGCAGCCGTGGCGATTGGCACGGGTGCCGATGATCGCCTGTTGGCCAGTACCTCCTCCCAAGGGGCTGCGACCCTGGAGCAGGGGGTACTGAAGAATGTGCCCAAGGCCATCGATTACCTGGTCGAAAAGGCGAGCGCGGCCCCCCTGGAATCGCTTCAGCCTCAGGGCGAGATGCCATCCCTGGAGGGCGCCGTGCAATGGTTGAACTCGCCACCCTTGAGCAGCGAGTCACTGCGGGGCAAGGTGGTGCTGGTGGATTTCTGGACTTATGACTGCATCAACTGCCAGCGCACGCTGCCCTATGTGAACGATTGGGCGCGCAAGTACGAGAAGGAGGGGCTGGTGGTGATCGGCGTGCACACACCTGAGTACGGCTACGAGAAAATCATCGACAACGTGCGCGAGCAGGTTCGCAAGCTGGGGATCAACTACCCGGTGGCCATCGATAACCAATATGCAATCTGGCGCGCTTTCAACAATCAGTACTGGCCAGCCCACTACTTCATCGATGCCAAGGGTCAGGTGCGCTACAGCCACTTTGGCGAAGGGCGGTATGCCGAGCAGGAACGGGTGATTGAGCAATTGTTGGAGGAAGCCAAGGCCAGCCAGTAA
- a CDS encoding DNA-binding domain-containing protein, whose protein sequence is MAEIMQTLQQQQQALTRYLRDPDHCPIPPGMDVARAQVYRDLIFENMRALLSGTFPVLVSVLGQEAWRACVRRFLREHRCVAPRFADIAGEFVGYLAARQSPDEPAFVAELAHYEWVEMALLQAQAESLPASDEAALLDQPLRVSPLAWPLAYLWPVHRLAPGYQPTTPPPQPTLLLVRRTPGFAVRFSELSPLAWRLLQRIEQFPGLAGRDQLFALAREAGVDSNEFMDNAVMLLRQMHREGVVGVQAQSGG, encoded by the coding sequence ATGGCTGAAATCATGCAGACACTGCAGCAACAGCAACAGGCGTTGACCCGCTACCTGCGCGATCCTGATCACTGCCCGATTCCGCCGGGCATGGACGTGGCTCGGGCGCAGGTGTATCGGGACCTGATTTTCGAAAACATGCGTGCGTTGCTCAGCGGCACATTCCCGGTACTGGTGAGCGTGCTGGGGCAGGAGGCGTGGCGGGCCTGCGTACGCCGTTTCTTGCGTGAGCATCGTTGCGTAGCCCCCCGGTTCGCAGACATTGCCGGGGAGTTCGTGGGCTATCTCGCGGCCCGGCAGTCGCCTGACGAGCCGGCGTTCGTGGCCGAGCTGGCTCACTACGAGTGGGTCGAAATGGCACTGCTGCAAGCGCAAGCCGAGTCGCTGCCGGCCAGTGACGAGGCAGCATTGCTCGATCAGCCTTTGCGTGTTTCACCTTTGGCCTGGCCGCTGGCGTACCTCTGGCCGGTGCATCGCTTGGCGCCGGGCTACCAGCCCACGACGCCACCGCCGCAACCGACGCTGCTGCTGGTGCGGCGAACGCCTGGGTTTGCGGTGCGCTTTTCCGAGCTCAGTCCGTTGGCCTGGCGGCTGTTGCAGCGTATCGAGCAGTTTCCCGGGTTGGCTGGGCGCGACCAGTTGTTTGCGCTGGCGCGGGAGGCGGGGGTGGATTCAAACGAATTCATGGACAACGCGGTGATGTTGTTGCGCCAGATGCACAGGGAAGGGGTGGTCGGCGTGCAAGCGCAATCCGGCGGTTAA
- a CDS encoding EAL domain-containing protein — protein sequence MTEDAGNDSTVSPPGLPSQSFTRRTFPAIMLLLFVMSALAIALLLSITGAQDRRAREQSLFFAQRAIDGIRAGIGRDLSDYSKWSDAYRHLHVEMDKDWAYDQENVGSSVFGLYGYQAVFVISPTGKTVYSVINGDMSEVDADTWLAGDLQGLAKKASDPQNRDEVIVELLHHDGAPAFVAASAITVGTDDSVPEIPGPPSLLLFVKVLDAASLQNLARDFALPDAHITHAPEQMGTARISLDGQTGEALAWRPETPGNDLRKALLPLLVLALLVLAILALAVLRHALVMLRAQERQYASLLAHRKALERSEERFRDIAEVSSDWLWEVDSTGTLTYLSERFEQVTGFNPTQWLGKPLHRLLHPHGGSISIAQWLLGGANSDSSAPLLCEYTARNQRIRTCKLSVRAIEAGTLGFRGTATDITEELRALAQIKHLSLHDPLTGLANRNRLFDCLSEHLDPADGAPLAVLNLDMDRFKPVNDSLGHAVGDKVLREVAHILQQNVRSSDLVARLGGDEFVIVMPDPGSPRDLEQLCERLIDCMQRPMHLDGNTLYLGVSIGVAWSQPGDERATELLRHADIALYAAKTAGRNTWRVYEEAMGNMARDRRRYEQQLRDAMQREQLELRYLPRFDVCAEQLHGFEAQTFWHHPEKGELGGADFIPIAEASGQLEELGTWMLINVCEEAVTWPTAVNVSVAVSPKWFSSSFLLNQVRTALETSGLVPQRLTLEVAEGVLLIDHKAVASTLHALKDLGVRINIDKFGTSIASLREVLNQPFDGIRFDRNILSQLGLEHDREGVLAMIRLSRSVGLMVTAEGIENARQFSQLRSVACDHVQGPYFGSALARSEMASFFTTPRWL from the coding sequence ATGACTGAAGATGCTGGCAACGACTCCACTGTTTCGCCCCCAGGCCTGCCCAGCCAGAGCTTCACCCGTCGCACCTTCCCGGCCATCATGCTTTTGCTGTTCGTCATGTCAGCACTGGCTATCGCACTGTTGCTCAGCATTACCGGGGCCCAGGATAGGCGCGCCCGTGAACAGAGCCTGTTTTTCGCCCAGCGCGCCATCGACGGTATCCGCGCCGGCATCGGGCGGGACCTGAGTGACTATTCCAAGTGGAGCGACGCCTACCGGCATCTGCATGTCGAAATGGACAAAGACTGGGCCTATGACCAGGAAAACGTCGGCAGCAGCGTTTTCGGGCTCTACGGCTACCAGGCGGTGTTTGTCATTTCCCCGACCGGCAAAACCGTCTATTCGGTGATCAATGGCGATATGAGTGAGGTCGACGCCGACACGTGGCTGGCCGGTGACCTGCAAGGGCTGGCGAAGAAAGCCAGCGACCCGCAGAACCGCGATGAAGTCATCGTCGAGCTGCTGCATCACGACGGCGCACCTGCGTTCGTCGCCGCCTCGGCCATCACCGTCGGCACCGACGACAGCGTGCCCGAAATCCCGGGGCCGCCCAGTTTGCTGCTGTTCGTGAAAGTCCTTGATGCCGCCTCTTTGCAAAACCTGGCGCGAGACTTTGCCCTGCCAGATGCCCACATCACCCATGCGCCGGAGCAGATGGGCACGGCCCGGATATCCCTTGACGGCCAGACCGGCGAGGCTTTGGCGTGGCGTCCGGAGACCCCCGGCAACGACCTGCGCAAGGCCCTGCTGCCCTTGCTGGTCCTGGCGCTGCTGGTGTTGGCCATCCTCGCGCTGGCGGTGCTGCGCCATGCCCTGGTCATGCTTCGCGCCCAGGAACGTCAATACGCCAGCCTGTTGGCCCACCGCAAGGCACTGGAACGTAGCGAAGAACGTTTTCGGGATATTGCCGAAGTGTCCTCCGACTGGTTATGGGAAGTGGATTCGACCGGGACGCTGACCTACCTGTCGGAACGTTTTGAACAAGTGACCGGCTTCAACCCCACACAATGGCTGGGCAAGCCCCTGCATCGGTTGCTCCATCCCCACGGTGGCTCGATTTCGATTGCCCAATGGCTGCTCGGCGGGGCCAACAGCGATTCGTCGGCACCGTTGTTATGCGAGTACACCGCGCGCAATCAGCGTATCCGCACGTGCAAACTTTCGGTCCGCGCCATCGAAGCCGGCACCTTGGGCTTTCGGGGCACCGCCACCGACATTACCGAGGAGCTGCGGGCGCTGGCCCAGATCAAGCACCTCTCGCTGCACGACCCGCTGACCGGGCTGGCCAATCGAAACCGGTTGTTCGATTGCCTCAGCGAACACCTGGACCCGGCCGACGGGGCACCGCTGGCGGTGCTGAACCTGGACATGGACCGGTTCAAGCCGGTCAACGATTCCCTGGGGCATGCCGTAGGCGACAAAGTGCTGCGGGAAGTGGCCCATATCCTTCAGCAGAACGTGCGCAGTTCCGACCTGGTGGCCCGTCTGGGCGGTGATGAGTTTGTCATCGTCATGCCCGATCCCGGCAGTCCCCGGGACCTGGAACAACTCTGTGAGCGCCTGATCGATTGCATGCAGCGCCCCATGCACCTCGACGGCAACACCTTGTACCTGGGCGTGAGCATCGGTGTGGCCTGGTCGCAACCCGGTGACGAGCGCGCCACTGAATTGTTGCGTCACGCGGACATCGCTTTGTATGCAGCCAAGACGGCGGGCCGCAACACCTGGCGGGTCTATGAGGAGGCCATGGGCAACATGGCTCGCGATCGTCGGCGCTATGAGCAGCAACTGCGCGACGCCATGCAACGCGAACAACTGGAGCTGCGTTACTTGCCTCGCTTCGATGTGTGTGCCGAACAACTGCACGGCTTCGAGGCCCAGACTTTCTGGCACCATCCCGAGAAAGGTGAACTGGGTGGAGCGGACTTCATCCCGATCGCCGAAGCGTCTGGCCAACTGGAAGAGCTGGGGACCTGGATGTTGATCAACGTCTGCGAAGAAGCAGTGACCTGGCCCACCGCTGTCAACGTTTCCGTCGCGGTTTCGCCCAAGTGGTTCAGCAGCAGCTTCTTGCTCAATCAGGTGCGAACGGCCCTTGAGACAAGTGGCCTGGTCCCCCAGCGCCTGACCCTGGAAGTGGCCGAAGGGGTTCTGCTGATCGACCACAAAGCGGTCGCCAGTACCCTTCATGCGCTCAAGGACCTGGGCGTGCGCATCAATATCGACAAGTTCGGCACCAGCATCGCCTCCCTTCGCGAGGTACTGAACCAACCGTTCGATGGCATACGCTTTGATCGCAACATCCTGTCGCAGCTGGGCCTGGAACATGATCGCGAAGGCGTGCTGGCGATGATCCGACTCAGCCGCAGCGTAGGTCTCATGGTCACCGCCGAAGGCATCGAAAACGCCCGGCAATTCAGCCAATTGCGCAGCGTGGCCTGCGACCACGTACAAGGCCCCTACTTCGGCTCGGCCCTGGCCCGCTCGGAAATGGCCTCGTTCTTTACAACACCCCGGTGGTTATAG
- a CDS encoding EF-hand domain-containing protein, with amino-acid sequence MLNFSSSSSLALGLALVGGLGLSTAASALTMNDLAQGYTLAAADTVKKPAEGKCGEDKFAKTDTNHDGKVSREEFIAAAPERAAEYDKIDANHDGGISLPEAEKYLAGQAKSAEGKCGEGKCGAAIES; translated from the coding sequence ATGCTCAACTTCTCCAGCAGTTCGTCTCTTGCACTCGGTCTGGCCCTGGTCGGCGGCCTTGGCCTTTCCACCGCAGCCTCGGCCCTGACCATGAACGATCTGGCCCAGGGCTACACCCTGGCGGCGGCCGATACGGTGAAGAAACCCGCTGAGGGCAAGTGCGGCGAAGATAAATTCGCCAAGACCGATACCAACCACGACGGCAAGGTTTCACGCGAGGAGTTCATTGCGGCGGCGCCGGAGCGCGCGGCTGAATACGACAAGATCGACGCCAACCATGATGGCGGCATCTCGTTGCCTGAGGCCGAGAAATACCTGGCGGGCCAGGCCAAGAGCGCCGAAGGCAAATGCGGCGAGGGCAAGTGCGGGGCGGCTATCGAGTCCTGA
- a CDS encoding DUF692 domain-containing protein, which translates to MPQHSGLKGPAVQVTPSITKPSVGLGLRRALLDELRKAPAGDFDFLEVAPENWIGIGGAHGAALHGLAERYPLSCHGLSLSLGGPAPLDLAFLAQVRDFLERFNVPMYSEHLSYCGDEGHLYDLLPLPFTEEAVHHVAARIRQAQDVLGRRLAVENVSYYAAPQQDMTELEFTLAVLHEADCDLLLDVNNVYVNSVNHGFDPQAFLAGLAPERVVGMHVAGHYDESDTLKIDSHGAPVKPLVWALLAQAYARFGVQPTLLERDFNFPPYAVLAAELQTIRRLQDQAEPGQAVAHG; encoded by the coding sequence ATGCCTCAACATTCAGGCCTGAAAGGCCCCGCCGTACAGGTCACCCCCTCAATTACCAAACCCTCAGTAGGCCTGGGTCTGCGCCGCGCCTTGCTCGATGAACTGCGCAAGGCGCCCGCCGGGGATTTCGACTTTCTCGAAGTGGCCCCGGAGAACTGGATCGGCATTGGCGGCGCTCACGGCGCCGCTTTGCATGGGCTGGCCGAACGCTATCCGTTGTCGTGTCATGGCCTGTCGCTGTCTTTGGGCGGACCGGCGCCGCTGGACCTGGCGTTTCTGGCGCAGGTGCGCGACTTCCTGGAGCGCTTCAATGTACCGATGTACAGCGAGCATCTGAGTTACTGCGGCGATGAAGGGCACTTGTATGACTTGCTGCCGTTGCCCTTTACCGAGGAGGCGGTGCATCACGTAGCGGCACGGATTCGGCAGGCCCAGGACGTACTGGGGCGCCGCCTGGCCGTGGAGAACGTTTCCTATTACGCCGCCCCGCAACAAGACATGACGGAGCTGGAATTCACCCTCGCGGTATTGCACGAAGCCGATTGCGACCTGCTGCTGGACGTCAACAATGTCTACGTCAACTCGGTCAATCATGGCTTCGATCCCCAGGCATTCCTGGCTGGCCTTGCGCCTGAACGGGTGGTGGGCATGCACGTGGCCGGGCACTACGACGAGTCCGATACCTTGAAAATCGACAGTCATGGCGCGCCGGTCAAACCGCTGGTCTGGGCTTTGCTGGCTCAGGCCTACGCGCGTTTCGGCGTCCAGCCGACCTTGCTCGAGCGGGACTTCAATTTCCCGCCCTACGCCGTGCTGGCCGCCGAACTGCAGACTATTCGCCGATTGCAGGATCAGGCCGAGCCGGGGCAGGCGGTGGCCCATGGCTGA
- a CDS encoding ATP-binding protein → MTLPLRWPRTLASRLSLIFLIGLILAQGLSFGAQYYERYQSAKTTMLGNLETDVSTSVAILDRLPAAERQAWLPKLARRNYGYLLDEGQPGQRMLPDNAPVSVTSIQEAIGQAYALTFTDIPGPKQHYQAHLRLADGSPLTIDVRPAMMPLSPWLPVVLLGQLALLIGCTWLAVRIAVGPLTRLAQAVETLDPNAHSVRLDEKGPTEVVHAAKAFNAMQDRIAAYLKERMQLLAAISHDLQTPITRMKLRAEFMDDGIEKDKLCSDLSEMEHLVREGVAYARSIHGATEASCRINLDAFLDSLVFDYQDIGQDVQLSGKNAAVIDTRPHALRRVLVNLVDNALKFGGAAQIQVQRTDSGQLAIQVLDRGPGINEQELAEVLKPFYRVESSRNRETGGTGLGLAIAQQLAIAMGGSLTLSNRDGGGLCAELRLSREI, encoded by the coding sequence ATGACCCTGCCGCTGCGCTGGCCGCGCACCCTCGCCTCGCGCCTGTCGCTGATCTTCCTGATCGGCCTGATCCTGGCCCAGGGCCTGTCGTTCGGCGCCCAGTATTACGAACGCTACCAGAGTGCCAAGACCACCATGCTCGGCAACCTGGAAACCGACGTCTCGACCTCGGTCGCCATTCTCGACCGCCTGCCGGCTGCCGAGCGCCAGGCCTGGCTGCCGAAACTCGCCCGACGCAACTATGGCTACCTGCTCGATGAAGGTCAGCCAGGCCAGCGAATGCTTCCTGACAACGCCCCGGTGTCGGTGACTTCAATCCAGGAGGCCATCGGCCAAGCCTACGCCCTGACGTTCACCGACATTCCCGGACCGAAGCAGCATTACCAGGCGCACCTGCGCCTGGCCGACGGCAGCCCGCTGACCATCGACGTGCGCCCGGCGATGATGCCCCTCTCCCCCTGGCTCCCGGTGGTGTTGCTGGGGCAACTGGCGCTGTTGATCGGCTGCACCTGGCTGGCCGTGCGCATCGCCGTCGGCCCGCTGACCCGACTGGCCCAGGCGGTGGAAACCCTGGACCCGAATGCCCACAGCGTCCGCCTCGACGAAAAAGGCCCGACCGAAGTGGTGCATGCCGCCAAGGCGTTCAATGCCATGCAGGACCGTATCGCCGCCTACCTCAAGGAGCGCATGCAGTTGCTGGCGGCGATTTCCCATGACTTGCAAACCCCCATCACGCGCATGAAGCTGCGCGCCGAGTTCATGGACGACGGCATCGAAAAGGACAAGCTGTGTAGCGACCTGAGCGAAATGGAGCACTTGGTGCGCGAAGGTGTGGCCTATGCCCGCAGCATCCATGGCGCCACCGAAGCCAGCTGTCGCATCAACCTGGATGCGTTTCTCGACAGCCTGGTGTTCGACTATCAGGACATCGGCCAGGACGTGCAACTATCCGGGAAAAACGCCGCGGTCATCGACACCCGGCCCCATGCCCTGCGCCGGGTGCTGGTCAACCTGGTGGACAACGCCTTGAAGTTCGGCGGCGCGGCGCAGATCCAGGTGCAGCGCACTGACAGCGGACAACTGGCGATTCAAGTGCTGGACCGTGGCCCCGGCATCAATGAGCAGGAGCTGGCCGAGGTGCTCAAACCGTTCTACCGGGTGGAAAGCTCGCGCAACCGGGAAACCGGTGGTACCGGGTTAGGGCTGGCCATCGCCCAGCAACTGGCGATCGCCATGGGCGGTTCGCTGACCTTGAGCAATCGTGACGGCGGCGGGTTGTGTGCCGAGTTGCGGCTCAGCCGGGAAATTTAA
- a CDS encoding DoxX family protein has protein sequence MSADVLKGLRTTLDQTGTWLGPLGLRLFLAWEFFESGWEKWQGDNWFAQIQAAFPFPFNHLPASWNWELSMWAELLCALALLMGLGTRLSALVLMVVTVVATAAVHWPADWSTLSELAQGYAITNKGHGNFKLPLIYLVALLPLLLQGAGKFSVDALLTRGYRR, from the coding sequence ATGTCTGCAGATGTTTTGAAAGGCCTGCGCACAACACTCGATCAGACCGGAACGTGGCTCGGGCCATTGGGCCTGCGCCTGTTCCTGGCCTGGGAGTTTTTCGAATCCGGTTGGGAGAAATGGCAGGGCGACAACTGGTTTGCCCAAATCCAGGCCGCGTTCCCCTTCCCCTTCAACCACTTGCCGGCCAGTTGGAACTGGGAACTGTCGATGTGGGCCGAACTGCTCTGCGCCCTCGCCCTGCTGATGGGCCTGGGCACTCGCCTTTCGGCGCTGGTGTTGATGGTCGTCACGGTCGTCGCCACCGCCGCCGTGCACTGGCCGGCGGATTGGTCAACCTTGAGTGAACTGGCCCAGGGGTACGCCATCACCAACAAAGGCCACGGCAACTTCAAACTGCCGTTGATCTATCTGGTGGCGTTGTTGCCGCTGCTGTTGCAGGGGGCAGGGAAGTTCAGTGTCGATGCGCTGCTCACTCGGGGATACCGCCGATAA
- a CDS encoding ferric reductase-like transmembrane domain-containing protein, giving the protein MPASTFRFQGWSLFSLLAALVLLMTALTLALHPDLTEGVRSAIRATARSSFALFLLAFTASAFAVLVPSPLSRSLVRERRFIGLAFAFSHLVHAVLIYSYGQLNPEFWPGRTTVGNIPGSVGYVFILLLALTSFKSTARLIGGKAWKRLHVSGMWVLVAIFAYSNFKRIPMSAWYVLPFGLTCAAIAIRLVGKLAQANARRRSSSPSGRAAAPLVATDHSN; this is encoded by the coding sequence ATGCCTGCTTCCACGTTTCGTTTCCAGGGCTGGTCGCTGTTCAGCCTGCTTGCCGCCCTGGTGCTGTTGATGACCGCACTGACCCTGGCGCTCCACCCGGACCTGACCGAGGGCGTGCGCAGCGCCATCCGCGCCACAGCCCGCTCATCCTTCGCCTTGTTTCTGCTGGCCTTTACCGCCTCGGCGTTTGCCGTGCTGGTGCCATCGCCCCTGAGCCGGTCCCTGGTCCGCGAGCGACGTTTCATCGGTTTGGCCTTCGCGTTTTCCCATCTGGTGCACGCCGTGCTGATCTACAGCTATGGGCAGCTCAACCCCGAGTTCTGGCCGGGTCGCACCACCGTTGGCAATATCCCCGGCTCCGTCGGATACGTATTCATCCTGCTGCTGGCCCTGACCTCCTTCAAAAGCACCGCGCGTCTGATTGGCGGCAAAGCCTGGAAACGCTTGCACGTCAGCGGCATGTGGGTGCTGGTGGCGATCTTTGCCTACTCCAACTTCAAGCGCATTCCCATGAGTGCCTGGTACGTGCTGCCCTTCGGCCTGACCTGCGCAGCCATCGCGATTCGTCTGGTGGGCAAGCTCGCCCAAGCCAACGCGCGCCGAAGGAGTTCATCGCCGTCGGGCCGCGCAGCCGCCCCTCTGGTTGCCACTGACCACTCGAATTGA